ATGTGATTTGGCGTCAGCAAGCGCATTTCCTTTGGATGCTTATGTggttggggacccagtttatgacgattttttttttagcctgagcaagaatcctctgcgctatggtaagcacagtggtcaggaggtagatgttgtcattgGGCATGCTGTGCTGTAGACAGCCAATGGCTACCCTGGAATCTGTATGCATAATCACGTGTCCTTCACTCAGGGACGCGTGAGCTAAggttcccatgatcgcaactgcctctgcctgtagcgatgaggcgttgtctgttaccctcatggagtttgtggcatcccttgctgcaaagccaacGCCTGCAGGATCGACTGAttcatccgtgaagtaggttttactacccggaggagagatggctgcaatgacctccTCGGCCACTGCCTTTAGGGGTATTGGTTCTCTCTCCCTGAAAAGCTCATGACAGAAAACCTATGCCTATAGAGGCGCTTCAATATAGTCAGGATGGGGGAAGTCCATGTCTTTAACAATTAGTTGCTCTtcgagctgatagcatatcaacaccctggaTGCATGTGACAGCCAGGAGTTCTTTGCAAAGCGCTCAtaatcttgttctaggcgtcccAGCATTTTATGTCTTGtacctggatgacctttgaaaggaactgtgctGCTAACAGATCAACTCGGGAGTCCAGAGGGTGAAGGTTTGCCTCCTACGTGTCTGCCACTCACTGCTCTTATGGCAGATAgttttgctttggttcggtcatcCAGGTACTGGACTTTcttttggaaggagagggtctgatCAATCCTTACCCCAAAGTATTGGAAAATCTGAACTCACTCTAGGTCCATTCCCTGGACGTGCAGACTTATACCTTGAAtattgtgtctcagagccatggcttttgatttggctgcagagatttttagtcctgttatacaacactcctcagatacaaggttcaGACAGTGCTGGGCTCTTCCTATGCAAGATCGTTTGCATTggagatgattttgcaccccactgggaggtgtatgttgaggatacaggtgatgaaaatgatcatgcctattgttatattttttcgatAGATTATCTGTGATATTCAGATTTTTCCTAAATTAgctaaaaaaaagtgataacaagCTAAATTTCCGGTAGTCTGGATGTTTTGCAAGcgtttcccctttcctcacaAGGAGGTTTCACAAATGACCTGTGACCCTTAACACTCTTCCCAGACTTCCTGTTACCAGTATTATTTCTtataaaacattcaaatatatGCACTGCCACCACTGAATTATCCCAAACCTTCGACTGTGCCAATCAAATTAAAATTGTCTACTGAAACATCAGGGTGGAAGAAAGGATCTGACTCGGGCGGAATTTTTTGCTATTGAAGTATATCTCCAAGAAACATCTCTAAGCCAATGGGAAATAGCCAAGAAAGGGGGTGTTTCCAAAGTTTCAgttgcaaaagtgaaaagaaagataatttggaaaactatgaaccAAAGTGAAGAGGAAAGTGCGGAAGAAAGTGTGTATCCTCTCCAGGACAGGACAGAATGATTGTAAATAAGATTAAACAAGATCACTCAGTCATCCAAGCAACTGGTTATTGAATGGAATACCGTGCATGTAGGCCAACTAAGGTACCAAGACTACTGTAACCATGAGGAAGAAAGACTGGCCTGGGCAAAGGCTCACAAGAATTGGACATCAGAGGATTGGTTGAAGCTAAATTACCCTTTAAAACTGCTTTTTGACTATGTTTCTATGCGATTCAAACATGATTTAGGTAAATACATTATCATACATGGAAAAATATGctagtttaaatatatttaatataaagttCATGTTTGGTTCAAAAGCAAGATCAGACAAAGGTCTGGTTGGAGATGGAGTTCAAGTGATCTAGTaactattattggtattttttcagttttgtttctcTGATGAGTCTATGGTAGAAATACTGATTcttcttattttaacggtaggttcatgtctgagccgccgtggtcacagcatgatacttaattgtagttttcatgttgtgatgctcttggagtgagtacgtggtagggtccccagttcctttccacggagagtgccggtgttacctttttaggtgatcattctctctattttatccgggcttgggaccagcactgacttgggctggcttggccacccagtggctaggtaggcaatcgaggtgaagttccttgcctaagggaacaacgcaccggccggtgactcgaaccctcgaactcagattgccgtcgtaccagtCTCGAGGCCGATGTACTAAccattaggccaccgcggccttggcgatcatgggcttccatgattttctttggcaatttagagcggtggtttgccattgccttccgcccggtgttttttttttatcgagttaccatctctatttacccggcactgacttgggctgacttatccacccagtggctaggcaggcaattgaggtgaagttccttgccaagggaacaacgcgccggccggtgactcgaaccctcgaacttaattgccgtcgtgacagtcttgagtccgatgctctaaccattcggccacNNNNNNNNNNNNNNNNNNNNNNNNNNNNNNNNNNNNNNNNNNNNNNNNNNNNNNNNNNNNNNNNNNNNNNNNNNNNNNNNNNNNNNNNNNNNNNNNNNNNataatatatatgtattatatatatatatatatattatatatatatatatatatatatatatatatatatatatattatatgtatatatatataatatatgtgtgtgtgtgtgtgtgtgtggtgtgtgtgtgtgtgtgtgtgtgtgtgtgtgtgtggtgtgtgtgtgtgtgtgccattataACTGCTGTCAATATTAcccttataaatatatcattatcaatatcagcattGTTCTTATTAGGGTTTCTTATCATAATGATCTTAATTATTAAAgactttttaattttgtaattactGCTTCTATCATATtagtatttcttttaattattacctCAGTTActctcataataattatcatcactttgaTTACTGATATCATAATAAAGATCAGCGTTGTCATCATTAGCGGCAATAGTACaataattatcaacataattacgtttattatcaccatttttttttttttttttgcttttctttttcttctttttcttatcatcattattataatcattatatcctttgtattagtattaatatattactatcactgatataattaattattgctattgttattgctattattgatactgttattaataattaattgttattattattattattattatattattatatttttactattattactattattcttcttcttattattattattactattattattattattattactgttactactactactactgctatcattattatcagtattatcatcattactatcaatatcattatcattagcattttttcattactattactcttactgttgttattattgtcatcattgttattgctatcttcaatttcatcatttttttcttcatttttatcagtattattaacactttcgttattgttgtttataatcaatatcattaccattactgttattattattaatatcagtatcatcatcttcactgttattatcattatcataatcataattattatcatcatcatcatcaactattattattattattattaatatcatcgctTTTATCAGcgtttattgtgttgttgtttttattattatcattagtagtagtagtataactattatcaccactaatattattgttattattaaccttgttattactactactattattattattatcattaatatttttactattttcattattatgattatcattattatcattaccataattattataattgttattattattattattactacaactactactatcattatttctactattatcagtattattatcactataaacaTAATTTTACCTTTACTACTATATCTACATAGCTCATATCAAAagtacaattatcattttttattattaatacaggatcatcattgccgttattatcatgattatcatcgttgttatcattatcattattattactgttgttcttgtttttatcatcactatcattaccatcatcactacatAACTTTTATAAcctttgccattattactatttttctgttttcattcctATATTtaccgttttcattattattgtccttagtTGTAATGgttgtaattttgtaattttgtaacaattattattatcataatcaacgttatcataatttttactgttttattattattatagctgatattattatcgttattatcattactattattatcattattataattataataatgatgataatgataattattatcattatcattatcattattattagcatcattatcatcatcatcattaatgctatgattagtattataagtatcattattattgttgttgtaatcactGTCCTTATTATTGGTAtccttattactactgttatcatttttttgtcattgctatcaatattattatcctcatcattagcgTTATTtctagtatcactatcattagtattactatattttcattattagctttaattttatcattattatgatttctgctgctattattattatacatttggtattatttattattattgtcgctgATGATAATGAGGTATTAGTAAATTAAAGCAACGGCAAATTGGACAGAGAAAAGGACTGATATACAGACACTTACATATTGAGTCAGGTATTCGAAATAGAAtgtttatgggattttttttcattatcatagatATAAGGGGATGTAAACCTTCTTGTCATATATTGCActgaatgtttatttttcttcatgaTATGAAATTCATGACGTAAGTAATAACCTTTTTGTTGCAGTGATACACACAACAACCTAGGAATTATCGAGATTCATTACTAATTTTCGTAATAGGATTTTATTACTCCCTTCCTGTTATCATTGGTAGAAGAATAAATTGAAGTGAACAAACGCAGATGTATTACATAAGGACGTGTACATTTTCTTGCGTGGGTAGCAGTGATGATGCCACCTTGACCCTGACACTTCCACTTGGTATATAAAGCTTGGTGCGAGAGACCGGCATCACTTACCTCTTGAGCCATTCGACTCGCCACACCCTCCGCCGTCATGAAGATAGTAAGTCTGCAAAAGATATATGAACATGACACATTCAGTTAGAAAAATCACGGAGAATTTCAAGACAATTTAAATCGCCCAGTAACACTTTTTTTCTGTTCGGTAGGCTTTTCCAGTGATCTATATTAACTTACAAATGTATTAGTAAGAAAATTCACAGAAGACTTTAAGATAAAATTAATACGATATCTTATTCTAACTTCTCAGTTTGCATTCGCTGCACTTGTATCAGTCTGCATGGCTGACAGACTCCCCAGTCACTTCGGGTATGCCTCTCCACAACCTTCTTCAGCCTTCAGCCACAGGTCGCGACCTGCATCtcgcccttccttttccccaagaCCTGCTCCCCAGCCAACCTACTCCGCACCGAGGTCTGCTCCCGGCCCAGTAGTGCCCATCCTTGTGGACGACCGCGTCCACCCCGACGCCGGCGCTTACAGCTTCAACGTTGAGACCGGTGACGGCATCTCACGCCAGGAAAGTGGATCGCCTATTCCCGCCAAGGAGGGTCCCGTCACAGCCATGTCTGGATCCTACTCGTGAGTGTCGCTACATATATCAAAATTCTTTTCATAAAGGAACATGGTTCATACTTTTGATTTGTTCATTCCGAAAAGACAGATACAATCATTCTATCTTTTTCAGCTTCACTCTTCCTGACGGACAACTGTTTGAGCTTCGCTTCGTAgctgacgagaacggcttccagcctcAATCGCCCTTCCTTCCCGTGGCgccagccttccctcaccccatccccgcccacgcccttAGGCAAATCGAGCGCGCCCGTCAAGGACCTTCTCAGGGATACAGCACCCCTTCTCGTCCCTCTCGCCCTTCTAATTTCTATGGCTTTCCGCAGTAGATCTGTTTGAGGGCCAAAATGACACGATAATATTTCATGTTATATTACTTATAACGATCTTAATGCAGTATTGTACAGTATTGTTGCACTTAACGAAttgttttgaataaaacaaataataaaaaagtattgcAAATCTGTGTCCAAATGCACCTGTTCAACGATTTCGACATTTCTACATATTTACTTATGCATTCTTATACTCAAACAACAATTCTacaaaaactataatttttaCTCTCATCATCTTTTTGAATATAATCATCTCTGACTTTTATTATTCTGTCATGAGTACCGTAATAATCACCAAGATTGAATTCAACTTTTATATCAGGTAGATTGATTTAATTATGGTGAACACAAACCGAAAAGCACTCCTTTAAACAATTCTTTAAAGAACTGCTtcacattatcaccattattatcacaatcgcCAGTATCAAGTAGCAAGCtatgattgtgattatcattattattaatgaacagCATCGCAATCGATATCGTttcttctattatcattttcattatcgtaatgataatggttaCTTGTTTACtattgttgtgtgtatagatagatagatagatagatagatagatagatagatagatagatacatacatacatacatacatacatacatacatacacgtgtgtgtgtgccattatattatcaatatcatcctttttagtatcatcatcagtatcagcatTGTACATATTATGGTTCTTCTTACAGTCATCTTCATTACTGAAAGcctttgttttttgtgattaCGCTATCACAATATTTCTTTAAGTTGCTATTACAGTTAttggcataattattatcatcactttaataaaatataataaaaatcagcGTTGCTACCATTAGCGGAAATAATGGCAGcaatacacatcatcatcatcattgctgcttttatgatcattatcataatcattattgcaaatactaatattatcattatcattgtggttgtgtctgttgtggttttgatgttgtttgtattactaacattattattgtcattatatgattgatatgatcattatcattattactattgttattattattgtattataattattaacattattattttattattattattatcaactttattattattattattgttattattatagttatcattattatcattactatcatcactttcattataatcaccatcaacgtcatcatcatcctcgttatcGTTATAATCTtcgtcattgctattatcatatttatcatcatgatcatcagaaTTATTATCCGTCTCTTTGCTATTacgattatcatgatattattatccaaatattaatataattattattaatacttttatcatttaatatgatcattatcactattttcattactattactattactagtattattattaccaaaactgttattgttattatcaatattatcattattttcatcgtgattttcattaattattgctattattgttattgttgttattattatcaatattaatataattatcatttatatcattttattatattattttcatatattaatttattatattattattgacaacatttttattgttattatcagtaatggtaataagaataacaatgttggcaataatcatcatcatcatcatcattatcaggattatgattttttattatcgttgttattattattatcattattactattattatcactattattactattggtattttcatcattattatttttatcactattaatatcattattattattatcattattttattattatcattattgctattactattattataataataattattatcattaatactactactactagcattttcattattattactattgttatcattataaattttatttttactacagttatctgtatattttatatcaaaggtACACTCATTGccatttgctttcttttttattcttattgttagtaCTTTTCttatgagtatgatgatgatcatcatattaccgttatcatcatgattatcatcggtattatgattaccatcattttaatcatgatcatattattactgttcttacttttatcatcaccattagtgTTAGGTTAGTGTTCCATTCTCATTCTTATATTCaccattcatcataatcattgcctTTAGTTATATTAGTATTCTATAATTACTAATGTTgttacaacaataattattatcatgaatattgatATCATCGTTGTtacttcgttttattattgtgacTGATATtattttgtcgttattatcatcattatttttttataatcattatcattaccatcattattgtcattatcgttactattatcattatcattactatatttatcattattgttgtcgttatcatcataatcattatcatcatcattgttactgttacgattatgattatataatttttattattatgattatcattttattgccaatcctattactatcataatttcattatcattactagtagtaacaatagtaatagtagtagtggtggagGTAGCGGTAGAATTACATATTGAGTCTGCAGTTAATAGATGATTAATCGGACtgcttgataataatatcaatgccatttgatattataaattatattattattattgttattattattattagtagtagtattagtattattattataatcatcatcatcattgttattactattactattatactattatcattatcatcattactctatcattatatcatcactgatattactggtatcactattattatcatcttatcattttcactatcattactatcagtagcaacagtagtagtagttgtggtggtAGAAGtttcagtagtagtattattgtcattcctcttatcattcttactattatcattgcttcaGTTTATATCATCGTTTTCCTAGTTCTTTCTATTGCTATCAATATATTTTTGGTTACAtttcttattaccattgttgctgatgataatgtgatattagGAAAACTAAATTAGACAAAGCTACGGCAAGCggacacacaaaaagagagatatacagagactGACATTTTGAGACTGGAAGTTAAAATAGATGTGATTAATCGGAAtgtttaaggaaaataaaaacgttctgtgttttcaaaattataaattttcgTAAATGTAAACCTTTTAGTCAAATAATGCatctttttcttcagttttaagctgatgaatatattataacatcCATGACCTAGGAAATAACCTGTTGTTGCAGTGATAAACACAACAACCGAGGACTTAACGAGATCCATTACTACTTTtcgtaatatgattatattattcttgttctATTAGTATTGGCAGAAGAATAAATTGAAGTGAACAAACACAGATGTATTGCATAAGGACGTGTACATTTTCTTGCGTGGGTAGCAATGATGATGCCACCTTGACCCTGACACTTCCACTTGGTATATAAAGCTTGGTTCGAGAGACCGGCATCACTTACCTCTTGAGCCATTCTACTCGCCACACCCTCCGCCGTCATGAAGATAGTAAGTCTGCAAAAGATATATGAACATGTTACACATTCACTTAGACAAATCAAGGAAATTTCGACAATTTCATTCGCACAGTAACTCTTCTGCTCGGTGTGCTTGGCTATGAGGCTGCCCCTGTGATCTATATTAACTGTTAGTAAGAGAATTCACGGAAGACTTTAAGACTGCTTAATcaacaaaatatattcaaaattttcagGTTGCATTCGCCACACTTGTATCAGTCTGCTTGGCTGACAGACTGCCCAGTCACTTCGGCTATGCCTCTCCACAGCCTTCTTCAACCTTCAGCCACAGGTCGCGACCTGCATCTCGCCCTTCCTTTTCTGCTCCCCAGCCAACCTACTCCGCACCGAGATCTGCTCCTGGCCCAGTAGTGCCCATCCTTGTGGACGACCGCGTCCACCCAGACGCCGGCGCTTACAGCTTCAACGTTGAGACCGGTGACGGCATCTCACGCCAGGAAAGTGGATCGCCTATTCCCGCCAAGGAGGGTCCCGTCACAGCCATGTCTGGATCCTACTCGTGAGTGTTGCTATTAATTATGTCAAAATTCGTTTGATAAGGGAGCACTACTGATATTTCTCACTATTCATTGCGAAACAACATAAATACAGCCAATCCATCTCTTTCAGCTTCACCCTCCCTGACGGACAACTGTTTGAGCTTCGCTTCGTAgctgacgagaacggcttccagcctcAGTCGCCCTTCCTTCCCGTGGCGCCAGCCTTCCCTCATcccatccccgcccacgcccttAGGCAAATCGAACGCGCCCGCCAAGGGCCTTCTCAGGGATACAGCGCCCCTTCTCGCCCCTCTCGTCCTTCTAATTCCATGGCTTTCCGCAGTAAAGCTTTTTAGTGTAAAAATGTCACGATAATATTtcaagttatattattataaacgacCTTAATGCTCTGTACAATGTTATTACATTTAACGAATGTTTctaataaaatagatgataaaagaggACGTATATCACATTTCCCTCTGCAAAACTTCataaatctatatgtaaatgtttgcatttattttctttatgtcgCTGTTCAACGAGTTCTgcatttctccctcatttctagACAAGAAGCTGTtacagtaatttttatttttattattacacatacaaGTGTACTGTTATGCTGATGTTCAACGATTTCTACATTTCTTCATCCTTACTTACGTATTGTTGTAAGCCAAAAAGGTTACCggttaattttactattattaaaacaAGATTAACATCTTAACCTGATGATCCGTGGTAGTGCTAGCATCACTCCTTTACTGTGGCAAAATTATGCTAACtacattattttatactttagtATACGTTAGATTTGATAAAACTATGGTGGATAGCATGGATATtcctaattaaataaaaaaaaaaaaaaaaataaaaaaaaaaaaaaaaaaaaaaaaaataaaaataggaatatcATGCTATCCACCATAGTTTATCAAATCTAACGTATactaaagtataaaataatgtaGTTAGCATAATTTTGCCACAGTAAAGGAGTGATGCTAGCACTACCACGGATCATCAGGTTAAGATGTTAATCTtgttttaataatagtaaaattaaccGGTAACCTTTTTGGCTTACAACAATACGTAAGTAAGGATGAAGAAATGTAGAAATCGTTGAACATCAGCATAACAGTACACttgtatgtgtaataataaaaataaaaattactgtaACAGCTTCTTGTctagaaatgagggagaaatgcAGAACTCGTTGAACAGcgacataaagaaaaataaatgcaaacatttacatatagatttatGAGTTGTGCAGAGGGAAATGTGATATACGTcctcttttatcatctattttattagAAACAATTCGTTAAATGTAATAACATTGTACAGAGCATTAAGGtcgttataaataatataacttgaAATATTATCGTGACATTTTTACCACTAAAAAGCTTTACTGCGGAAAGCCATAGGAATTAGAAGGACGAGAGGGGCGAGAAGGGGCGCTGTATCCCTGAGAAGGCCCTTGGCGGGCGCGTTCGATTTGCCTaagggcgtgggcggggatgggATGAGGGAAGGCTGGCGCCACGGGAAGGAAGGGCGACTgaggctggaagccgttctcgtcagcTACGAAGCGAAGCTCAAACAGTTGTCCGTCAGGGAGGGTGAAGCTGAAAGAGATGGATTGGCTGTATTTATGTTGTTTCGCAATGAATAGTGAGAAATATCAGTAGCGCTCCCTTATCAAACGAATTTTGACATAATTAATAGCGACACTCACGAGTAGGATCCAGACATGGCTGTGACGGGACCCTCCTTGGCGGGAATAGGCGATCCACTTTCCTGGCGTGAGATGCCGTCACCGGTCTCAACGTTGAAGCTGTAAGCGCCGGCGTCTGGGTGGACGCGGTCGTCCACAAGGATGGGCACTACTGGGCCAGGAGCAGATCTCGGTGCGGAGTAGGTTGGCTGGGGAGCAGGTCTTGGGGCGGAAAAGGAAGGGCGAGATGCAGGTCGCGACCTGTGGCTGAAGGCTGAAGTAGGCTGTGGAGAGGCATAGCCGAAGTGACTGGGCAGTCTGTCAGCCAAGCAGACTGATACAAGTGTGGCGAATGCAACctgaaaattttgaataatattttgTTGATTAAGCAGTCTTAAAGTCTTCCGGAATTCTCTTACTAACAGTTGATATAGATCACCAGGGGCAGCCTCATAGCCAAGCACACGAGCAGAAGAGTTACTGTGCGAATGAAATTGTCGAAATTTCCTTGATTTGTCTAAGTGAACGTGTAACATGTTCATATAACTTTTGCAGACTTACTATCTTCATGACGGCGGAGGGTGTGGCGAGTCGAATGGCTCAAGAGGTAAGTGATGCCGGTCTCTCGAACCAAGCTTTATATACCAAGTGGAAGTGTCAGGGTCAAGGTGCCATCATCATTGCTACCCACGCAAGAAAATGTACACGTCCTTATGCAATACATCTGTGTTTGTTCACTTTAATTTATTCTTCTGCCAATGCTAATagaacaagaataatataatcatattacgaAAAGTAGTAATGGATCTCGTTAAGTCCTCGGTTGTTGTGTGTATCACTGCAACAACAGGTTATTTCCTAGGTCATGgatgttataatatattcatcagCTTAAAACTGGAAGAAAAGATGCATATTTGACTAAAAGGTTTACATTTAcgaaaatttataattttgaaaacacagaacgtttttattttccttaaacaTTCCGATTAATCACATCTATTTTAACTTCCAGTCTCAAAATGTCagtctctgtatatctctctttttgtgtgtccGCTTTGCCGTAGCTTTGTCTAATTTAGTTTTCctaatatcacattatcatcagcaacaatggtaataagaaaTGTAACCAAAAATATATTGATAGCAATAGAAAGAACTAGGAAAACGATGATATAAACtgaagcaatgataatagtaagaatgataagaggaatgacaataatactactactgaaaCTTCTaccaccacaactactactactgttgctactgatagtaatgatagtgaaaatgataaagatgataataatagtgataccagtaatatcagtgatgataataatgataagagtaatgatgataatgataatagtaataatagtaatagtaataacaatgatgatgatgattataataataatactaatactactactaataataataataacaataataataataataatttataatatcaaaatggcattgatattattatcaagcaGTCCGATTAATCATCTATTAACTGGCAGACTCAATATGTAATTCTACCGCTACctccaccactactactattactattgttactactagtaatgataatgaaaattatgatagtaataggattggcaataaaatgataatcataataataaaaattatataatcataatcgtaacagtaacaatgatgatgataatgattatgatgataacgacaacaataatgataaatatagtaatgataatgataatagtaacgataatgacaataatgatggtaatgataatgataatagtaacga
The Penaeus monodon isolate SGIC_2016 chromosome 9, NSTDA_Pmon_1, whole genome shotgun sequence DNA segment above includes these coding regions:
- the LOC119576653 gene encoding endocuticle structural glycoprotein SgAbd-8-like, which encodes MLHVHLDKSRKFRQFHSHSNSSARVLGYEAAPGDLYQLLVREFRKTLRLLNQQNIIQNFQVAFATLVSVCLADRLPSHFGYASPQPTSAFSHRSRPASRPSFSAPRPAPQPTYSAPRSAPGPVVPILVDDRVHPDAGAYSFNVETGDGISRQESGSPIPAKEGPVTAMSGSYSFTLPDGQLFELRFVADENGFQPQSPFLPVAPAFPHPIPAHALRQIERARQGPSQGYSAPSRPSRPSNSYGFPQ
- the LOC119576652 gene encoding endocuticle structural glycoprotein SgAbd-2-like, translated to MKIVAFATLVSVCLADRLPSHFGYASPQPSSTFSHRSRPASRPSFSAPQPTYSAPRSAPGPVVPILVDDRVHPDAGAYSFNVETGDGISRQESGSPIPAKEGPVTAMSGSYSFTLPDGQLFELRFVADENGFQPQSPFLPVAPAFPHPIPAHALRQIERARQGPSQGYSAPSRPSRPSNSMAFRSKAF
- the LOC119576651 gene encoding cuticle protein AMP1A-like codes for the protein MKIFAFAALVSVCMADRLPSHFGYASPQPSSAFSHRSRPASRPSFSPRPAPQPTYSAPRSAPGPVVPILVDDRVHPDAGAYSFNVETGDGISRQESGSPIPAKEGPVTAMSGSYSFTLPDGQLFELRFVADENGFQPQSPFLPVAPAFPHPIPAHALRQIERARQGPSQGYSTPSRPSRPSNFYGFPQ